In a genomic window of Nitrospirota bacterium:
- a CDS encoding nucleotide sugar dehydrogenase, whose translation MAQQKETSRKIAVVGLGYVGLPIAVAFGKRQHVIGFDINKAKIAELQKGLDRTGEVSAADLKATDVHYTFQPSDLKAADFIIVAVPTPINEALQPDLTALRKSSELIGANLSPGSIVVYESTVYPGATEEVCLPILEKVSGMKAGVDFKIGYSPERINPGDKEHTLERIIKVVSAQDDASLAIVAETYELVVKAGIHRASSIKVAEAAKVIENTQRDLNIALMNELALIFHRLGIDTKSVLDAAGTKWNFLKFTPGLVGGHCIGVDPYYLTSKAESVGYHPQVILAGRRINNGMGKFIAEQTMKLLSQLPRPVNDLKVAVLGLTFKENVPDLRNSKVPDIIQELREYGVQVLVHDPIAEPEEAVAEYGIHLQQWDDLKNVDGLIVAVAHRAYAEMNLQELLKPLRDQRDGVVIDVKSLLDRAKLSSSLKYWRL comes from the coding sequence ATGGCTCAACAAAAAGAGACATCGCGAAAAATTGCAGTTGTAGGACTCGGCTATGTTGGTCTTCCTATTGCGGTCGCATTCGGGAAACGGCAGCATGTGATTGGTTTTGATATCAACAAGGCAAAGATTGCAGAGTTACAGAAGGGCCTTGACCGTACAGGTGAGGTGTCTGCTGCTGATCTGAAAGCGACGGACGTTCACTATACATTCCAGCCTAGTGATCTCAAGGCCGCAGATTTCATCATTGTGGCCGTCCCTACGCCGATTAATGAAGCTCTTCAGCCTGATTTGACGGCTCTTCGCAAATCATCTGAGCTCATAGGTGCCAATCTCTCACCTGGTTCGATTGTGGTCTACGAATCGACGGTCTATCCCGGCGCCACCGAGGAAGTGTGCCTTCCTATTTTAGAGAAAGTCTCCGGGATGAAAGCAGGTGTTGATTTTAAGATTGGGTATTCCCCAGAACGAATCAATCCGGGAGATAAGGAACATACGCTGGAGAGAATTATTAAGGTCGTGTCGGCCCAAGATGATGCATCGTTAGCGATTGTCGCCGAGACGTATGAACTTGTGGTTAAGGCGGGGATTCATCGGGCTTCCAGCATTAAGGTTGCTGAAGCGGCGAAGGTAATTGAAAATACCCAGCGAGATTTGAATATCGCGCTGATGAATGAGTTGGCACTCATCTTTCACCGACTTGGAATTGATACCAAGTCTGTACTGGATGCGGCAGGAACGAAGTGGAATTTCCTGAAGTTTACTCCGGGCCTCGTTGGCGGCCATTGTATTGGTGTAGACCCGTATTATCTGACTTCCAAGGCTGAATCAGTCGGTTATCATCCTCAAGTAATCCTAGCCGGTCGGCGTATCAACAACGGGATGGGGAAATTTATTGCGGAACAAACGATGAAGCTGCTCAGTCAACTTCCTCGGCCAGTCAACGATCTCAAGGTGGCAGTGTTAGGACTCACATTTAAGGAGAATGTGCCGGATCTGCGCAATAGCAAGGTCCCCGATATTATTCAGGAGTTGCGCGAGTATGGTGTTCAAGTACTTGTACATGATCCGATCGCCGAACCAGAGGAAGCGGTCGCAGAATACGGCATTCATCTCCAGCAGTGGGATGATTTGAAGAACGTCGATGGATTGATTGTTGCCGTGGCTCACCGTGCGTAT